In Halorhabdus tiamatea SARL4B, a genomic segment contains:
- a CDS encoding elongation factor EF-2: MGRRKKIVQECETLMDKPENIRNIAIAAHVDHGKTTLTDNLLAGAGMISDETAGEQLAMDTEEDEQERGITIDAANVSMTHEYEDTNHLINLIDTPGHVDFGGDVTRAMRAVDGALVVVDAVEGAMPQTETVLRQALREGVKPTLFINKVDRLISELQEGPEEMQERLLAVIRDVNELIRGMTEEMDDIEDDWTVSVEEGTVGFGSALYKWGVSMPSMQRTGMDFGEIMELERADKRQELHERTPLSDVVLDMVCEHFPNPVDAQPRRIPRIWRGDADSDVAEQMQFVDEDGEVVLMVTDIGIDPHAGEVAAGRVFSGTIEEGQELYVSGTAGKNRVQSVGIYMGGEREEVDEVPAGNIAAVTGLKDAIAGSTVSSLEMTPFESIEHISEPVITKSVEAQRMDDLPKLIETLQQVSKEDPTIEIEINEDTGEHLISGQGELHLEVVTQRIERNQGIPITTGEPIVVFREAPQEASREVEGISPNRHNRFYITVEPLSEDIVDAIQLGEASMDMPELERREALQEAGMDKDTSQNVEHIHGTNVIIDDTKGIQHLNETMELVLEGFEEALNDGPLAAEPVQGSLIRLHDARLHEDAIHRGPAQVIPAVRQSLHNALIDAEIRLLEPIQDVRIDVPNEHMGAASGEVQGRRGRVDDMYQEGDLMVVEGIAPVEEMIGFSSDIRSATEGRASWNTENAGFRVMADNLQPEKITEIRERKGMKTELPEAIDYF; this comes from the coding sequence ATGGGCCGACGCAAGAAAATCGTACAGGAATGTGAGACGCTGATGGACAAACCGGAGAACATCCGGAACATCGCCATCGCGGCTCACGTCGATCACGGAAAGACGACACTGACTGACAATCTCCTCGCTGGTGCGGGCATGATCTCCGACGAGACCGCCGGCGAACAGCTCGCGATGGACACCGAGGAGGACGAACAGGAACGCGGGATCACCATCGACGCGGCGAACGTCTCGATGACCCACGAGTACGAGGACACCAACCACCTCATCAACCTCATCGATACCCCTGGCCACGTCGACTTCGGCGGGGACGTCACCCGCGCGATGCGGGCCGTCGACGGCGCACTGGTGGTCGTCGACGCCGTCGAGGGCGCGATGCCCCAGACCGAGACGGTGCTCCGACAGGCGCTCCGCGAAGGCGTCAAGCCGACGCTGTTCATCAACAAGGTCGACCGCCTCATCTCCGAACTCCAGGAAGGGCCGGAGGAGATGCAGGAGCGCCTGCTCGCGGTCATCCGCGACGTGAACGAACTCATCCGCGGGATGACCGAGGAGATGGACGACATCGAGGACGACTGGACGGTCTCCGTCGAGGAGGGCACCGTCGGCTTCGGGTCGGCGCTGTACAAGTGGGGCGTCTCGATGCCCTCGATGCAGCGCACCGGGATGGACTTCGGCGAGATCATGGAACTCGAGCGCGCGGACAAGCGCCAGGAGCTCCACGAGCGCACGCCGCTCAGCGACGTCGTCCTCGACATGGTGTGTGAGCACTTCCCGAACCCCGTCGACGCCCAGCCCCGTCGTATTCCACGTATCTGGCGTGGCGACGCCGACAGCGACGTCGCCGAACAGATGCAGTTCGTCGACGAGGACGGCGAGGTCGTCCTGATGGTCACCGACATCGGCATCGACCCCCACGCCGGCGAGGTCGCCGCGGGTCGCGTCTTCTCCGGGACGATCGAGGAAGGCCAGGAACTGTACGTTTCGGGAACCGCGGGCAAGAACCGCGTCCAGAGCGTCGGCATCTACATGGGTGGCGAACGCGAGGAAGTCGACGAAGTCCCTGCCGGCAATATCGCCGCCGTGACTGGCCTGAAGGACGCCATCGCGGGCTCGACGGTTTCGAGCCTCGAGATGACGCCCTTCGAGTCGATCGAACACATCTCGGAGCCGGTCATCACCAAGAGCGTCGAGGCCCAGCGCATGGACGACCTGCCGAAGCTCATCGAGACGCTCCAGCAGGTCAGTAAGGAGGACCCGACCATCGAGATCGAGATCAACGAGGACACCGGCGAGCACCTGATCTCCGGGCAGGGCGAACTTCACCTCGAAGTCGTCACCCAGCGCATCGAGCGCAACCAGGGCATCCCGATCACGACCGGCGAACCGATCGTCGTCTTCCGGGAGGCACCCCAGGAAGCCAGCCGCGAGGTCGAGGGGATTTCGCCGAACCGCCACAACCGCTTCTACATCACCGTCGAACCGCTTTCCGAGGACATCGTCGACGCGATCCAGCTCGGCGAGGCCTCGATGGACATGCCCGAACTGGAGCGTCGTGAAGCACTCCAGGAAGCCGGCATGGACAAGGACACGTCCCAGAACGTCGAGCACATCCACGGGACGAACGTCATCATCGACGACACGAAGGGGATCCAGCACCTCAACGAGACGATGGAACTCGTCCTCGAAGGGTTCGAGGAGGCCTTGAACGACGGGCCACTGGCCGCCGAGCCGGTTCAGGGCTCGCTCATTCGCCTCCACGACGCCCGGCTCCACGAGGACGCCATCCACCGCGGTCCGGCCCAGGTCATCCCGGCCGTCCGCCAGTCGCTGCACAACGCCCTGATCGACGCCGAGATCCGCCTCCTCGAACCGATCCAGGACGTCCGCATCGACGTCCCCAACGAGCACATGGGTGCCGCGAGCGGCGAGGTCCAGGGTCGTCGTGGCCGCGTCGACGACATGTACCAGGAAGGCGACCTCATGGTCGTCGAGGGCATCGCGCCCGTCGAGGAGATGATCGGCTTCTCCAGCGACATCCGGAGCGCGACCGAGGGTCGTGCGTCCTGGAACACGGAGAACGCCGGCTTCCGCGTCATGGCCGACAATCTCCAGCCGGAGAAGATCACCGAGATTCGCGAACGCAAGGGCATGAAGACCGAACTGCCCGAAGCGATCGATTACTTCTAG
- a CDS encoding aldo/keto reductase: MEYTTLGSTGMEVSKIALGCMSFGSQDDWMLDAEEGRELVERAIDLGVNFFDTANTYSSGESEEILGDVLAEYDRDEQVVATKVRFSGAKEHRNAEGLSRKTIEQELDASLERLGMDTVDLYQIHRWDYDTLIETTLRALDDAVRRGKVRHIGASSMWAHQFQKALHVSDREGLARFETMQNLYHLAYREEEREMYPVCDTENIGVMPWSPLGAGYLTRPHDEFTSTARGEHELDYGTPYHEGPGSEEINDRVAELAADYGVTMAQIALAWHFQNEYVDAPIVGTSSIEHLEDAVEALEINLSASDVEYLEEPYEPVEVFGHE, encoded by the coding sequence ATGGAGTACACGACACTCGGTTCGACCGGAATGGAGGTCAGTAAGATCGCGCTGGGCTGTATGAGTTTCGGGAGTCAGGACGACTGGATGCTGGATGCGGAGGAGGGCCGGGAACTCGTCGAGCGGGCGATCGACCTCGGCGTCAACTTCTTCGACACGGCAAACACGTACTCGTCGGGCGAGAGCGAGGAGATCCTCGGCGACGTCCTCGCGGAGTACGACCGTGACGAGCAGGTCGTCGCGACGAAGGTCCGCTTCTCGGGGGCGAAGGAACACCGCAATGCGGAGGGCCTCTCCCGGAAGACCATCGAGCAGGAACTCGACGCCTCCCTGGAGCGTCTCGGCATGGACACCGTGGATCTCTACCAGATCCACCGCTGGGACTACGACACGCTGATCGAGACCACGCTCCGGGCGCTCGACGATGCGGTTCGGCGTGGGAAGGTCCGGCACATCGGAGCCTCCTCGATGTGGGCCCATCAGTTCCAGAAGGCGCTGCACGTCAGCGATCGGGAGGGACTCGCGCGCTTCGAGACGATGCAGAATCTCTATCACCTGGCCTACCGCGAGGAAGAACGTGAGATGTATCCCGTCTGTGACACGGAGAACATCGGCGTCATGCCGTGGTCGCCGCTGGGGGCGGGCTATCTCACGCGTCCGCACGACGAGTTCACGTCGACAGCGCGTGGCGAGCACGAACTCGACTACGGAACGCCGTATCACGAGGGGCCGGGCAGCGAGGAGATCAACGACCGCGTCGCCGAACTCGCTGCCGACTACGGGGTGACGATGGCCCAGATCGCGCTGGCGTGGCACTTCCAGAACGAGTACGTCGACGCGCCGATCGTCGGAACCTCGAGTATCGAACACTTAGAAGACGCCGTCGAAGCGCTGGAGATCAACCTCAGCGCCTCGGACGTCGAGTACCTCGAAGAACCCTACGAACCAGTCGAAGTTTTCGGCCACGAGTGA
- a CDS encoding ribbon-helix-helix domain-containing protein: MPEVEITIPDHLEMQIAQLVEEGEFLNREEAIEDLLSTGLKAYKTSGPIDDEEEPGLEEDGMMGHDDEYVF; the protein is encoded by the coding sequence ATGCCAGAAGTAGAGATCACGATTCCGGATCATCTGGAGATGCAGATCGCCCAGCTAGTCGAGGAAGGCGAGTTTCTCAACCGCGAGGAGGCGATCGAGGACCTCCTCTCAACGGGGCTGAAGGCGTATAAGACGAGTGGCCCGATCGACGACGAGGAGGAACCGGGCCTCGAAGAAGACGGCATGATGGGACACGACGACGAGTACGTCTTCTGA
- a CDS encoding UPF0058 family protein, translating into MHKDELLELHEEMVTIMDYFDRQESVDSELFEPYKELDVTPADVHMSKSEHKHAVFVLGNALANAMSEDEFSDAGRVGKRMKELAEDAESKL; encoded by the coding sequence ATGCATAAAGACGAACTGCTCGAACTTCACGAGGAGATGGTAACGATCATGGACTATTTCGACCGGCAGGAAAGCGTCGACAGCGAGTTGTTCGAACCGTACAAAGAACTCGACGTGACTCCCGCCGACGTTCATATGTCCAAAAGCGAGCACAAACACGCCGTCTTCGTCCTCGGCAACGCGCTGGCGAACGCGATGAGCGAAGACGAGTTCTCCGACGCCGGCCGCGTCGGCAAACGGATGAAAGAACTCGCCGAAGACGCCGAAAGTAAGCTCTGA
- a CDS encoding enoyl-CoA hydratase/isomerase family protein, with amino-acid sequence MSEPLEWTLEDGVATVTITDAEGRNTLTPDIVTAAHDALDSVADAACLVVAGAGETFCAGGDLEGIVAGARGELSEAAFVDRLERIDALIERLYGFPAPTVAAVDGPAFGAGGALALACDVVVASEDGSIGFGFHRVGMPVGAGVSTLLPTAVGESRAAELLYTGELLDAERAKELGLFKRVFPTGEFEERLDAFVETVASGPPEATRETGQLLTANGPQSLHTAMEAERAARRRRFGTSEHVEGAGAFIDQREPAFENE; translated from the coding sequence ATGAGCGAACCGCTCGAGTGGACACTCGAAGACGGGGTTGCGACGGTGACGATCACGGACGCCGAGGGGCGCAATACTCTCACGCCGGACATCGTCACGGCGGCTCACGACGCACTCGATAGCGTCGCGGACGCCGCGTGTCTCGTCGTCGCCGGCGCGGGCGAGACGTTCTGTGCCGGCGGTGATCTTGAGGGGATCGTCGCCGGCGCACGCGGCGAGCTTTCCGAGGCGGCATTCGTCGACCGCCTCGAACGGATCGACGCGTTGATCGAACGCCTCTATGGGTTTCCAGCACCCACCGTCGCCGCTGTCGACGGACCGGCGTTCGGGGCCGGCGGGGCACTCGCCCTCGCGTGTGACGTGGTCGTCGCGAGCGAGGACGGGTCGATCGGCTTTGGCTTTCACCGCGTCGGGATGCCAGTCGGGGCCGGCGTCTCGACACTCCTCCCGACGGCCGTCGGTGAATCGAGGGCCGCCGAACTCCTCTATACTGGCGAGTTACTCGATGCCGAGCGCGCGAAGGAATTGGGGTTGTTCAAGCGAGTGTTTCCGACCGGTGAGTTCGAGGAACGACTCGACGCGTTCGTCGAAACAGTCGCGTCCGGCCCTCCCGAAGCGACGCGCGAGACCGGACAGTTACTCACAGCGAACGGGCCACAGTCTTTGCATACAGCAATGGAGGCCGAACGCGCCGCCCGGCGACGCCGGTTCGGAACGAGCGAACACGTCGAAGGCGCGGGCGCGTTCATCGACCAGCGCGAGCCCGCGTTCGAAAATGAATGA
- a CDS encoding cryptochrome/photolyase family protein, which produces MRIHWHRRDLRVADNRGLAGDNIEAGEGPVLPAFVFDPAVLAHAGPPRVAALLEAVSELRDAYRERGSDLVVARGDPQTVLPTLADEFGAERVTWNRDYTRLGRKRDAAVREALDDAGVERAAVHDAVLHEPGTIRTNDGDPYQVFTYFWKKWRDREKSPAVDAPAPAALADVEDDTPVPTLADLSVDEPAASLPTVTSTAARERLADFCAEDIYRYEDRRDYPADGCTSRLSQHLAYGTIGIREVYEATEEAYARSDSDAERESVREFQSQLAWREFYTQVLWFNPSVVTENFKTYENPIEWRSDPEGLQAWKDGETGYPIVDAGMRQLEAEAYMHNRVRMIVASFLTKDLLIDWRKGYDWFRKRLVDHDTANDNGGWQWAASTGTDAQPYFRIFNPMTQGDRYDPDAEYIREYVPELDGVPADAIHSWHELDPGTREMHAPDYPAPIVDHAERREAALAMFEAARGED; this is translated from the coding sequence ATGCGCATCCACTGGCACCGCCGGGACCTCCGAGTCGCCGACAACCGCGGGCTCGCTGGCGACAACATCGAAGCGGGCGAGGGACCTGTCCTGCCGGCGTTCGTCTTCGATCCGGCCGTCCTCGCTCACGCCGGGCCGCCGCGAGTCGCCGCTCTCCTCGAAGCCGTCTCCGAACTCCGGGACGCCTACCGCGAACGCGGGAGCGACCTCGTCGTCGCCCGCGGCGACCCACAGACTGTTCTCCCGACGCTCGCCGACGAGTTCGGGGCTGAACGCGTCACCTGGAACCGTGATTATACCCGACTCGGCCGCAAGCGCGACGCGGCCGTCCGGGAGGCGCTCGACGACGCCGGCGTCGAGCGAGCGGCTGTTCACGACGCTGTCCTCCACGAACCGGGGACGATCCGGACGAACGACGGCGACCCCTATCAGGTGTTTACGTACTTCTGGAAGAAGTGGCGCGACCGCGAGAAGTCACCAGCCGTGGACGCGCCAGCGCCCGCTGCCCTCGCCGACGTCGAAGACGATACACCGGTTCCGACGCTTGCGGATCTCAGTGTCGACGAGCCGGCGGCGTCGCTTCCGACCGTCACGTCGACTGCAGCCCGCGAACGTCTCGCGGATTTCTGTGCCGAAGACATCTACCGCTACGAGGACCGCCGGGACTACCCGGCCGACGGTTGCACCTCCCGACTCTCACAGCACCTCGCGTACGGGACGATCGGGATTCGTGAGGTCTACGAGGCGACAGAAGAGGCTTACGCACGTTCCGACAGCGACGCGGAACGCGAGTCCGTCCGAGAGTTCCAATCCCAACTCGCGTGGCGGGAGTTCTACACCCAGGTTCTGTGGTTCAATCCCTCGGTGGTGACCGAGAACTTCAAAACCTACGAGAACCCGATCGAGTGGCGGTCGGATCCGGAGGGCTTGCAGGCCTGGAAAGACGGCGAGACTGGCTACCCGATCGTCGACGCCGGGATGCGCCAGCTCGAGGCGGAGGCGTACATGCACAACCGCGTCCGAATGATCGTCGCGTCGTTCCTGACGAAGGATCTGCTGATCGACTGGCGGAAGGGCTACGACTGGTTCCGGAAGCGACTCGTGGATCACGACACCGCAAACGACAACGGCGGCTGGCAGTGGGCCGCCTCGACCGGCACCGACGCACAGCCGTACTTCCGGATCTTCAATCCGATGACCCAGGGCGACCGCTACGATCCGGACGCAGAGTACATCCGGGAGTACGTCCCTGAACTCGACGGCGTTCCGGCCGACGCCATCCACTCCTGGCACGAACTCGACCCCGGGACGCGCGAGATGCACGCCCCCGACTACCCGGCCCCGATCGTCGACCACGCCGAGCGACGCGAAGCGGCGCTTGCGATGTTCGAGGCAGCGCGCGGCGAAGACTAG
- the sod gene encoding superoxide dismutase, producing MSERSNPELPSLPYDYDALEPHISEQVLEWHHDTHHQGYVNGLDAAEETLAENRASGDHSTTGGALGNVTHNGSGHYLHTLFWENMSPNGGGEPEGALLERIEEDFGSYDAWKAEFEAAAGAAGGWALLVYDPVAKQLRNVAVDKHDNGALWGSHPILALDVWEHSYYYDYGPDRGSFIDAFFEVLNWEKVAEEYQKSLDHFE from the coding sequence ATGTCCGAACGTTCAAACCCCGAACTGCCGTCCCTGCCGTACGACTACGACGCCCTCGAGCCGCACATCTCCGAGCAGGTCCTGGAGTGGCATCACGACACCCACCATCAGGGCTACGTGAACGGTCTCGACGCCGCCGAGGAGACCCTCGCCGAGAACCGCGCGTCGGGCGATCACAGCACGACCGGCGGCGCGCTGGGTAACGTTACCCACAACGGCTCCGGTCACTACCTGCACACGCTGTTCTGGGAGAACATGTCCCCGAACGGCGGTGGCGAACCCGAGGGCGCTCTCCTGGAACGGATCGAGGAGGACTTCGGCTCCTACGACGCCTGGAAGGCCGAGTTCGAGGCCGCAGCCGGTGCCGCGGGTGGCTGGGCACTGTTGGTCTATGACCCTGTCGCCAAGCAACTCCGGAACGTCGCGGTCGACAAACACGACAACGGTGCGCTGTGGGGCTCCCACCCGATCCTGGCGCTCGACGTCTGGGAGCACTCCTACTACTACGACTACGGACCGGACCGCGGCAGCTTCATCGACGCCTTCTTCGAGGTCCTCAACTGGGAGAAAGTCGCCGAGGAGTACCAGAAGTCCCTCGATCACTTCGAGTAA
- a CDS encoding DUF5827 family protein, translating to MPRPRDEFDDLRPLEFREPEDVLAADRMYTIYEVAKLLQGLDPEADLDVETENVLLDWAIPWMLKYAESFVFAEPAGDDEPGYYGLATDA from the coding sequence ATGCCACGCCCGAGAGACGAGTTCGACGACCTGCGACCGCTGGAGTTTCGCGAACCCGAAGACGTCCTTGCGGCCGACCGGATGTACACGATCTACGAGGTAGCCAAGTTGTTGCAGGGCCTCGACCCCGAGGCCGACCTCGACGTCGAGACCGAGAACGTCCTGCTTGACTGGGCGATCCCGTGGATGCTCAAGTACGCCGAATCGTTCGTCTTCGCCGAGCCGGCCGGCGACGACGAACCCGGCTACTACGGCCTCGCGACTGACGCATGA
- a CDS encoding ATPase — protein sequence MKLLVAGADRVDAGKTTFSTGLLERTGAIGFKPRAGNDYWFDHDDYRRAIADGRLYGKDARRLAAAGPGERSPESLNPIHRLWRPSPGEGSGLLGQTDREFVLDRVGDRFVVNGTVEIPDSAREHLPISEGATVESLQEFNAVMQRLHVPALDSIRETVESADRAVVESYGNIARPVANLSPDAVAVVEPGRVRVYPGNRYEKACRVASGSAREGQLEERVPAVVDLIDPVATVSLPALDTDRRRDPAAIAEAYDHAYDAVLAAAFE from the coding sequence ATGAAGCTGCTCGTCGCGGGCGCTGATCGGGTCGACGCCGGCAAGACCACCTTCTCGACGGGGTTGCTCGAACGCACTGGCGCGATCGGATTCAAGCCACGGGCGGGCAACGACTACTGGTTCGACCACGACGACTACCGCCGGGCGATCGCGGACGGTCGCCTCTACGGGAAAGACGCCAGGCGACTCGCGGCGGCGGGCCCCGGCGAGCGGTCGCCCGAATCACTGAATCCGATCCATCGACTCTGGCGGCCGAGTCCGGGAGAGGGCTCCGGCCTGCTCGGGCAAACTGACCGGGAGTTCGTCCTCGATCGGGTGGGGGACCGTTTCGTCGTCAACGGGACGGTCGAGATACCCGACTCAGCCCGCGAGCACCTCCCGATTTCGGAGGGTGCCACCGTCGAGTCGCTCCAGGAGTTCAACGCTGTCATGCAGCGTCTCCACGTCCCGGCACTGGACTCGATCCGCGAAACCGTCGAATCGGCAGATCGGGCTGTCGTCGAGTCATACGGGAACATCGCTCGCCCGGTAGCAAACCTGTCGCCTGACGCCGTCGCAGTCGTCGAACCTGGCCGTGTCCGGGTGTATCCGGGCAACCGCTACGAGAAGGCCTGTCGGGTCGCCTCCGGATCGGCCAGAGAGGGCCAACTCGAGGAGCGCGTTCCCGCGGTGGTCGATCTGATCGACCCGGTCGCCACTGTCTCGCTACCGGCACTCGACACTGATCGACGACGGGATCCGGCTGCGATCGCCGAAGCCTACGATCACGCTTACGACGCCGTCCTCGCTGCAGCCTTCGAGTGA
- a CDS encoding MBL fold metallo-hydrolase — translation MISNLAEGVEGFTSNVYLVTGDRTVLVDVGNDFDVIARVREHVETIDAVVLTHTHPDHVGNLQAVTTAFDVPVFGYDLDASGVERAIADGDSVVLGDHTYTALHTPGHKDDHLCLYAAEPEILFAGDLVFENGGFGRTDLEEGDRSLLVESIRRVLETVEPGLEVMYAGHGRPVQTEPYQTIELAGQAARF, via the coding sequence ATGATCAGCAATCTCGCCGAAGGCGTCGAGGGGTTCACCAGCAACGTCTATCTCGTGACCGGCGACCGAACGGTACTCGTCGACGTCGGCAACGACTTCGACGTGATCGCGCGCGTCCGGGAACACGTCGAGACGATCGACGCCGTCGTCCTGACGCACACCCATCCCGACCACGTCGGCAATCTACAAGCAGTCACGACGGCCTTCGACGTCCCGGTCTTTGGCTACGACCTAGACGCCTCTGGCGTCGAACGAGCGATCGCCGACGGCGACAGCGTCGTGCTGGGCGATCACACCTACACGGCCCTGCACACACCAGGCCACAAGGACGATCACCTCTGTCTGTACGCCGCCGAGCCTGAAATTCTCTTTGCGGGCGATCTGGTCTTCGAGAACGGTGGATTCGGCCGGACCGATCTCGAAGAAGGCGACCGTTCGCTACTCGTCGAAAGCATCCGGCGAGTCCTGGAGACTGTCGAGCCCGGCCTGGAGGTAATGTACGCCGGCCACGGCCGTCCGGTCCAGACCGAGCCCTACCAGACTATCGAACTCGCCGGCCAGGCGGCACGATTTTGA
- a CDS encoding response regulator transcription factor, with the protein MSGSEPPVVLIVEDEPDVAETYKLWLQDEYEVRMAESGSTALEMLDETVDVVLLDRMMPGLSGDEVLGRIRDSDSDCRVAMVTAVEPDFDILEMGFDSYLTKPIRSDELHDTVSNLLERSTYDDLLQEYYSLVEKQATLEATKSHAELAESEEYRELTERVDELDDDLSETLGGVEDDEDFIATLRELSNGDEH; encoded by the coding sequence ATGTCAGGTTCCGAACCACCAGTCGTCCTCATCGTTGAAGACGAGCCGGACGTCGCCGAGACGTACAAACTCTGGTTACAGGACGAATACGAGGTTCGCATGGCCGAGAGTGGATCGACGGCCCTGGAGATGCTCGACGAGACCGTCGACGTGGTGTTGCTCGACCGGATGATGCCGGGGTTGTCGGGTGACGAAGTCCTGGGGCGGATCCGCGACAGTGACAGCGACTGCCGGGTCGCGATGGTGACCGCCGTCGAACCCGACTTCGACATTCTGGAGATGGGATTCGACTCGTATCTCACCAAACCGATCCGGAGCGACGAACTCCATGACACCGTCTCAAATTTGCTCGAACGGTCGACCTACGACGACCTGCTCCAGGAGTATTACTCGCTGGTCGAAAAGCAGGCGACGCTCGAAGCGACCAAGAGCCACGCCGAACTCGCCGAAAGCGAGGAGTATCGAGAACTGACCGAGCGCGTCGACGAACTCGATGACGACCTCTCAGAGACCCTCGGCGGGGTCGAAGACGACGAGGACTTCATCGCAACGCTTCGGGAGTTGAGCAATGGCGACGAACACTGA
- a CDS encoding RAD55 family ATPase — MATNTDQPGTMYDLSSVLDVEALEAVRPGSSILISGPAMTGKQGLAYDVLADGVTDGQGAIIVSTGDRAETVVNEFAGRVGTDDFELGVIDCAGDQQTGESSVGNDVFTHRVNSPGDLTGIGIGITEALEALHGRGADRGRLALSSLSTMLTYTDRKTVFKFCHVLSSRLEAAEYLGLFTIDASAHDEQTLQVIKQAFDGMIEIRENDGKREARVRGLTAEPSEWVEL; from the coding sequence ATGGCGACGAACACTGATCAACCTGGGACAATGTACGATCTCTCATCAGTACTCGACGTCGAAGCCCTCGAGGCCGTCAGGCCCGGGTCGAGTATCCTGATCTCCGGCCCCGCGATGACTGGCAAACAGGGACTGGCCTACGACGTCCTCGCGGACGGGGTGACGGACGGACAGGGTGCGATCATCGTCTCGACGGGCGATCGCGCGGAGACTGTCGTGAACGAGTTCGCCGGTCGAGTCGGTACCGACGACTTCGAGTTGGGCGTCATCGACTGTGCCGGCGATCAACAGACTGGCGAATCAAGCGTCGGAAACGACGTGTTCACCCATCGTGTGAACTCGCCCGGCGACCTGACGGGTATCGGAATCGGGATCACGGAGGCGCTCGAGGCGCTCCACGGTCGTGGCGCAGATCGTGGCCGGCTCGCGCTCTCGTCGCTGTCGACGATGCTCACCTACACCGACCGCAAGACCGTCTTCAAGTTCTGTCACGTCCTCTCCTCGCGACTCGAGGCCGCCGAATATCTCGGGCTGTTCACGATCGACGCCAGTGCGCACGACGAACAGACGCTACAGGTGATCAAGCAGGCCTTCGACGGGATGATCGAGATTCGCGAGAACGACGGCAAACGGGAAGCCCGCGTCCGTGGATTGACCGCCGAACCCAGCGAGTGGGTCGAACTGTAG